In Silene latifolia isolate original U9 population chromosome 6, ASM4854445v1, whole genome shotgun sequence, the genomic window ATGCATGTTTGATTTTCCTTTTTCCACTAAAAAATGGGTTACATCATTTGTAAGATTGTGGGATCGATCCTCATTTCCCTTGTGTCTCATTatttacacaaaatctcattgaagacggacactatccgtcacaagctgaagacggataatgCCCCTCTCACAAGATGCAAGTGGCAATATGCATGGGTGCTCCATTTTCCCTCCCACTTGCCAACCAACTTGCTTTATTGTGAGAgatcttcagcttgtgacggatattgtccgtcacaagcaagacgctttgcatTATTTATGACTTTATGCAAAGTCATTTTATTTTTCTAACTCAACTCATATTACTTTAATTCATTTTGCTCTATTCAACTTGACTATATAATTTCAGCTCCATACAGTTCAATTTTAACTTAAATCAGATTCAACCGAAAGGATCAGGGCTTGCGACCGTCTCTTCATATATGACACAACGTCTCTTCATAAAGGCGGTCTAATGTTGAATACTTAGTTGAATTTCTTCCAAAAACATTACTGTGATGGTAATTTATGGTCTAAAACAATGCCTTATAGACTTCAAGTATGTCACCTAGTAAAGAGGTGACTGATATCACATTATTCACATATGTTCGAGGTTTACCTAATACACATCTGATGAAAAAATAGCGAGTACAATTTTAACCGTCatgaaaaatataaaaatataccTTTTGAGCCCAATGGCCAAAATGGCTAACATGTCACACTCAAATACCCAACACCACAAACAATGAAAGCCCAAACATTTCTAGAAAAAGCATGAAGAAATAGGGTTTTAAACCTAAACACCCACATATATATTCCATCATTTCCACACTTGACGCCTCTTTACTATCACAAACAAAAGAGAGAAGAGTGCGCAGCCGCATCACTGCCATTGCAAAACCCTTAATCAAAACCTTCAATCATGGTACTAATCTCTCCATTAATCGTATTATTATTTCTTAGTAATTTCATTTTTTACTTTGTTATATGTTTGATTATAATAATGtgaataatttgattaattataTAAATTTTGTGACAGTCTCTTGTAGCAAACGAAGAGTTTCAACATATTTTGCGTATTTTGAATACAAATGTTGATGGGAAACAGAAGATTATGTTTGCTTTGACCTCAATCAAGGGTATTGGTCGTCGTTATGCTAACATTTGCTGCAAAAAGGCTGATATTGATATGAACAAGAGGTTTGTtcttatgattttttgaagtttACCCTTTTTAATTGGGTTCATTTTAGTATCTGGGTTATGTTCTGTGTTTGAATTTGTGATTTGATTTGGTGTTTATCGATTGATTTAGGGTTTATGTTGATTTTCTGATATCAATAAAAGCTGATTCTTTTGATTATTTTAGAACTACCCTTTTCAATTGTCATTGTTTTAGTATCTGGCTTGTGTTTTTTGTGGGAGTTTGCTGTTTGATTTAGGCATTTAGCTTTCGAGCGTACTGTTGGTGGGATAGTTAATGGAAGATTTTGTTGTCAGTCTGTTACGAAATATGGTGTGCTTGTGGGATGTTTAGCTGCTTGTGTTTTGGACCTAGAGTAAAGGTGAAAGCTCTTTGAAGGAATATTGTTTAGTAATTTTTGTATTAGTCACATAACTCGTGTTCAAGTAATCTGCAGTTTTCGTTTTCGGTTATTTGGAAATCTGTCTCCCTAACATAGGTGTAAGGTTGTACCCATTCGATCCCCTATCGTGCAGTCTAGGCAAGCTCTTTAGACAATTGGGTAATGTTGTTGTAGAACCTGACTTAGGATGAGTTGATCGTATACAATTGATGGTATATGAGGATGGTTGGGAAAGCTGTCAAGGTTATAGCTGTCTATATAATGAATCTATTATCTTGTTTGGATATAATATGATGGTAGGGAAATTTAGTTAGATTGCTCTCTTTCTTGATCTTTGGTTGTTATAGAAGAGCTGACTCGACTTAGTTTTATGAGAGCTAAATTAGAGATTAGCACTCTTATTCCATTTAGGTTGCCTCAGCAGTTTGCATTTCTTCATAGGCATCTTTTTTTATGTGGTAACGAGTGAGTGTGTGATTCCCTTTCACACTTGTATGCTCTATCATTCAAAAATCAATCCTAAAGCAAACCCAAAGTACGGTTGAAGTCAtattgtgtaaatgtttgtgctGTATAGGCTATTTTCTATGCTGTTACCTGAATTGTGGGTGAGGGTCTGTACTATTACACTCTAATGTGGTTGAGTTAGAAGTCCTTTTTGAACGGGTATTCTGCATGTTTTAGGTCTTGTTGGTCTGTAGAAATACGCTTAACTCTGTCTGATTTCTGATATTTAGTGAAATGCTCTGATCTGGCAAGTGTTGGTCATTTTATTAAATTACTTGGAACTGTGAACCAAAGTTGGACGCTATTTTTTGGCTTCTTTTGAAAGGTAACTCAGTAACTGTAATGTTTGTTGTAGAGGAACATCGGCAAGACACTTGGTTTGAAACTTAAGTCGGACAACCAAAGAATATGATATCTCCATTGAAGTTTATGGAAAATGCATGCTTTTCCGTAACTTATTTTTTCCTACTACCATTGTTCTTACATGCCTTCATGGTTATAAAGATCCAATTTTATGTGTAGACaacattgatttaattccctCTTGTATTGATATGTTTTTAATCTCACATGGTAATTTTGTTTCAGGGCTGGTGAGCTCTCAACTACAGAGCTAGACAATCTCATGACTGTTGTTGCCAACCCAAGGCAATTCAAAATCCCTGATTGGTTTCTTAACAGGCAGAAGGACTACAAGGATGGTCGTTTCAGCCAGGTTGTTTCTAACCAGCTTGACATgaagttgagggatgatcttgagCGCCTGAAGAAGATCAGGTGTGTTTCTGGTTATTTTCCTTGATGATCCCTTTTTCCAGTTGTGTTGACCCTTGCAAGCTTTCACGGTTTTAACTCTACAAAAGTGCACCTAGATCACGTGACATTTAAGGCTCGGCTCAGTTTGCCTACATTTGTAGGTCTAATTGGTTTAGGGTGTTTGTGATTACTTTCCTTAATGACGCCCTTTCCCGGTTGTGTTGACCCTTACAAGCTTTCACTCACGGTTTTAACTCTACAAAAGTGAACCTAGATTACCGGACATTTGAGGTTCGGCTCAGTTTGGGTACGTTTTATTATTTGTAGGTCTAATCGTTTGTTGTCTGTCATTCTGGTTTAAGTTTGGGGCGGTTGGTTAGGTCAGTCGTGCTATTCTGTGTAGATTGGTATAAAATTTAGGCTGCTTTACTTAGCTATGCCCAATAGCCTCTAGGTGTCCCCTGTCCCGTTTTAATGTCCCGTTTGAAGTTGCTTACTCTGAACACTACTCATTATGTCACCCTCTTACGTACAGGAACCATCGTGGTCTTCGTCACTACTGGGGTCTGAGAGTTCGTGGACAGCACACCAAAACCACTGGCCGTAGGGGAAAGACTGTTGGTGTCTCAAAGAAGCGCTAAAAGGGGTTGGAGATATCTTGCTTTCTGGATGTTATCCTTATTATGAGATCTTATGTCTTCTGTTTACCTAGACTTGATGATTGTAATGACTGATTACCGCTGTTTTGGCCAGTTTCTGGCAGTTTGATGGAATACTTGGTTTTTGTAGATCAGGAAACCGGCTCTTGAGGGTTTAGTTTATTATGCATTGTTTCGAACATGTAGTAAAAGATCATCTGTTTTATGCAACCTTTTAAGTCACAAAGTTGAAGCGTCTATAAATCGTTCATTTGTTATCAAACGGAAATGACTAATCTAATGGTATCAAATGGAAATCAAACGGAAATGACTAAAGGTAAGTTCCGAGTCCTGAAGGTTAATCAACATCATTTTTGTCATCTCGAGCAACAAAATCTAAGAATCCGGGAATTTGTGTCGACCATGAAGGTCGTATACTCGTGTAGTCGTATGTGTATCCAATCCTTGGAAATAACTAACGAAATTGAACCTAGTGTGTTTTTTTCTTCCTACTTGTGAAGTTGAACCTAGTTTTTTTTTATTCCCCAGCAATGAAACTTCATTATTAATAACTGTTTTGATCGGCACTCATAAGCATTGCAGCAATATTTGCCTGCTAAGGGCTAATGAAGTTGTCGAAGGTGTACAACTCCGGAAACACCATTTGATACATAATTTCAATACCCAAGTATTGAACACCAATCTGTAACATTTATATTGTTTACTACACATTTTTTTTAACTAAATGTTGGATTTTTAATGAGACGTAGCTATAGTGTACACAGTTTGACAAATTTAATAGTGAAAAATTAATTTGACAAAAATCAGAAGTAAAAAGAGAACAATATAATTAGATGAGAGGCCTGATCTCGTTGAAGGAACGTCTTTGCCGGGGATCGAACCCGGGTCAATGAAAAGAAGACCTGTAAAAGCTATgacaaagaaataaaaaaaaataaaacgccgttgccggggatcgaACCCGGGTCACCCGCGTGACAGGCGGGAATACTTACCACTATACTACAACGACTTTGTTGTTAGAAATTcttttttataaattttattgcTACTTATTTATAGAACCTTGACTTCGTCTGTTTTTATACCTTTACTAATTACTACCAATAAAAATCATGCATTCATAAATGTTCATGTCTACATTCTCAATTCTGTAGCATTACATAATGATTTAAGTAATAGTTCATCACTTTCGCAGATAAATATTTTTAATAAGTAAGCTATATCTCGGTCGCTTTGGAACTCAATAAAATATACTCTCGAGTACAGAGAGACCACAACTAATAATAACCATAGCTGTAAAATAGAACAGACCATGGCACGGTGCAACAGTTGCAGCGGCTCCACTACTCAATAGGAATCCTGATGACTTTTTTGCTTCTACTACCAGAAGGATTACCCTGACTCCTCTCGCTGTTGGGTACCGACTGCGCTTGTGTGGTAGATGGAAGAAGAAATGCATGGGAACTCCGATCCATGCCTTGAGGTCCTGTTCCAGCTAACATAGTGTAAGTTTAGTCGGAATAAAGATTGCAAAACAACAAGAAGGCGAAAAGCCTTAATTTGAAATGATTTGTTAAAATCGGAGTATGAGAAACCGTACCTGTCCAAGAAGATAGATGGTTTCCGCTGTTACTTCGCCAAGCCTCTTCGAAATTCCCAAGCTCATCTGAAAAAGCCAAATAAAGTAAATTAAACAACTGACTGATGTATTATACTTCCTCTCATCCAGACCAAAAAGGTAGGTAATATGGACCCACTTTTCCCCTCACaaaaagtgggtccatgttacctttggtctggatgggagggaaGGGAGTATACAGAGAATCCATTTTCGTATCTATCTTGCCTTCATTCAAATTATGAAGTGTTTCCGAAGTGTCCACTTTACCATCCGGATTTAGTTTCCTAGTCACAGAATGGCCCTGTAAAACAAGTTCAGTACAAGCAGCAGATTATCGGAAACCTATAAGGCACAGATTATCGGAAACCTATAAGATACCTTGTCATTGAGTCCCCTAGAAACTCGGTGTATCGCCTCACCTTTGCTCTTGTCTGCCTCTTTGGACTCTTCCATAATCACCTAGGTTCAAAGAAAGCATTTGATTCAGTATCAAGTATCAACTCGGTGAATAACCGTAACACAAATTTCTGCCTTTACAAAAATGTGAAAACTTACTCCATCGCTTCCCATTCTTCTAGTCGATGAGGACGAGTAATACACACCGTCTACTCCACCATATGATACTTTGCAACTTGTGACTTTGAAACTCCGAGGTTGGGTACTTACTGTTCTGTTATTGCCAGTCGTATATTTTATATCTTCCTGACCGCCTGCAAAAGACACGAACACAATTAATATCTTCCTGACCGTCTGAAAAAtttaatacaacaacaacatcagagccttaatcccaaaatgatttggggtcggctgacatgaatcatcctttaaaaCCGTCCATGAGTTCAAattccgattcatgtccataaaatgtgacAAGTTTTTATGCTGGCTGCCACAGACCTACCGCAACCCTCCTCCTTTATCAGGGCTTGGGACCGGCAGTGAATGCCCAAAAACACTCACAGGCGGAGTTGTCAGAAAAATTTAATAGATTTGAATTATTTAATTACCATCAGATTCTTCATCTGGATGATTAACAAACGGTTCATTGGACCGTCTAGCATTTTTGAgatcttcatctccttcattcTCTCTTCCATCTTCGTCATCATCAGAACTGAGTTCTTGAATGACAGGTTCAGATGGCGGAACAACAGAACGGGATCCTGATACAGGATTACTTCGATAAAATGCACTGTCAAATGGACGAGTAGTGAAAAATGGATCATCAAATGGATTTCGTCCGTGGATGGAACTTCCAAAATCACCAAACAGGTCAAACGGACTTCTTCCGTCTTGGGGTCTATTGCTTTGCATCGTGTCCCGATCCTACAAAAGTAAAAACCGCTGTCAACGGAAGCACCAAACACTGGAGCAGCATAATATGTTGCGCTAGTGACGATATACAAGTACATGCATATTTTAGCAAACAAATGAGACGTACACATGGATACCGAGTAAACTTAGTTCACTATGGGTACCATATCCATTGGTAGAAATATTGAAGCGCGCTAGACGGAATATAAGTTATGTTTACTCTACAATATTGAAGCGCGCTAGAAGGAGAACTTGAAGCTACTGCGGCCTTGTGGTTTAGGGCCATGCACTCGCTCTAACTAGTGGTGGAGCTAGCAGGGGCCCTCGCCCCCCGGGGGTTGAGATTTACGAAGTTTTTAATTGAATTTTTCGAAAAAATTTCGAGAGTACTTTATATTATTAGTCATCCACCCCCTTAAAAATTTTCGCGCCCCTAAGCTCAGCTCAAAATCCCGGCTCCGCCACTAGCTCTAACCAGCTGGAGCTAAGCAATTAGACTCCCCCGAGTCTTTAGACATCTCTTCAGTGTCGGCTTTATTCATTGTCAAAAAGACGGAAGCCATGGTAATCAAACTCGTCAAAGAGTGACCAGTATTTGCAAGTTTAGAAAACTCGTCGAAGAGTGGCACATGTTTTAACATCTAACACATCATGTATTGCTTTATCTTCCAGGTCTCATTTCCTTCTTCCTATGTAAAGCGAGTTCAAAACCATAATCTTGAACACTACCACCATGTTGACATAAATCACATAATCTATGTTGAGTTTTAGGCAGCGGGTTTATAGGAATAGCTGCATGAGACTGACCCACAAGCAAGTGAGGTTCCAATTGGTGACGAGCAGTAGCTTACTTATTTGTAAGCTAgtccttttattatttttctaCCGAGGTGGGACAATGCCAGACATCAACAATAATCTAGATGAATATTCATGTCTTAGAATAACAACTACCGAAATTATTTGATCCTTGATGACTAATTAGTCACtctaataacaataattaaagtgtAATAAATCGTTAATAAATTAGTGTTTAACGAATAAAAAATCGTCTCGATTATCTAGTAAGACGGTCTTATTCTATAAGGTGCGTTCTAATAGTGACCTACAATCTACAAAAGGCAGGATTGCACGAATATGAAATATCCTCTGACATTTATATTCCtcgaaataataaaataaaagcatgataaaaaaaattaaaaacgctAGAAGGAGGGCTTGAACCTCCGACCTTGTGGTTAACAGCCACACGCTCTAACCAACTGAGCTATTCCAGCTTGTTGGCCTTGTTAACCATACAATTAATAATAACCTTAATGATTTAAAACGTATTATGCGAGCCTGCGAGGTACATTTATGACAACTTAAACTTAATGTTCAACTAACATTTGCCAAacacaaaaatttaaaatttaataacAAAGATGATCAAACAGAATAACAAAGGCGGGTGACGCTTAATGGACGAAACAACCCATGAACAACTCTATTAAACGATTACGAATTATGAAATCAAATTATATCACGGCAAATAATTGGTACTACACGTTTACAACAATATTAGATGAACATGGCACATAAAAATGTTAAACATGAGAAATTTAAAATACAAAACAAAAGATGATGAAATTAATTGCAAAAATACTTGGAATCATAAAATCATAAATTTTGGATAAAGAGAGTACCTTAGAATTTTTTTGGGGATTTTCTAGAGAGAGAATGAAAAGAGCTAGAAAATGCAAATTCCTTTGGTATTTGAGATCATTTAATATTTtgatattaatattaattaaaatgtgAAATAAAGTAATTGAGAAATTTCAAATCGAAATAAACGGGAAAATACTAGAAAGTGCTAGGGAATGTTGTAGAGGAACATGATTTTTGACACATGGCACAAAATTAGCTAGCTACACGCGTATCATACATTCATACATTCTCGTTGTTTGGTACAAATAGTTAGTAAACTTGACCAGGTTGTGACGATTCACACCCGAATTAAGTATGTGTTTAGCgttgtttttcaaaaaaaaattagattAAAAATACTTTTTGGCTAAATATATTATAAATTTAAAAGTTAATAGCAGATTCTCAAAAGTTCAAATACTATGTTTTTGCCCATAAAAATAAAAGCATCAATTTGATATTTCTGTTTTTTGAAAACTACTATTGAAAAATTAAGCTTAAAAAATAGAAACTCGTTTTAAGCAAACCAGGTCAAACATGCTCTTAATAAGGAAAAAGGTTGTAATTAAGAGGTTACAAGCAAGACTTGTTGAATTATAAGTTAAAG contains:
- the LOC141585999 gene encoding uncharacterized protein LOC141585999, with the translated sequence MQSNRPQDGRSPFDLFGDFGSSIHGRNPFDDPFFTTRPFDSAFYRSNPVSGSRSVVPPSEPVIQELSSDDDEDGRENEGDEDLKNARRSNEPFVNHPDEESDGGQEDIKYTTGNNRTVSTQPRSFKVTSCKVSYGGVDGVYYSSSSTRRMGSDGVIMEESKEADKSKGEAIHRVSRGLNDKGHSVTRKLNPDGKVDTSETLHNLNEDELGNFEEAWRSNSGNHLSSWTAGTGPQGMDRSSHAFLLPSTTQAQSVPNSERSQGNPSGSRSKKVIRIPIE
- the LOC141586000 gene encoding small ribosomal subunit protein uS13z/uS13y/uS13x-like, which translates into the protein MSLVANEEFQHILRILNTNVDGKQKIMFALTSIKGIGRRYANICCKKADIDMNKRAGELSTTELDNLMTVVANPRQFKIPDWFLNRQKDYKDGRFSQVVSNQLDMKLRDDLERLKKIRNHRGLRHYWGLRVRGQHTKTTGRRGKTVGVSKKR